In Proteiniborus ethanoligenes, one genomic interval encodes:
- a CDS encoding S-layer homology domain-containing protein, protein MKKLISLVLVFSLLISITSVPAKAMNTERGDKVSPQMAQAYLDVIKSSTDTHGVAIIEDYQVGNSGGLYYADLIDFDGDGQKELYLLYAEDSFTHRDIIWGFNGSKAYIIGENTYSIYGTMNNVSIGLKQEGNKTYLCYEDITYRSDIQDDKEMFIEDIVFIVKEVEGKELKATANLYSILHYDESYERLKFEEYSEGENYENRKFITAEEYKEIYNKYSLNEGEILINNSRGAPYIEIYDYSLDDFINNLESMLMSSNMKDIYKDKSREEKMDIMDFLNNFRFFYHEEFDISNLDQEVLAWFMIDLLSREETLLKYEDVDLDDEKYEEWEEQKKYKEIDINKKAVELFGVNVDFQKHLPERYKDGYVYVHQPWDASSLFTTKINKIYPLGDNLFYIHIQTFETWDYDNMDLILNSLYEELPYNIRANFYQMGQGHAIIKAVNNEGKKSYQLIKYNKNGEYLTEEQLSKYITKVNPEPNLSFDYSKVKDFKESREFINFLRDIIAGLKGEQPNDRANSELVTYIQYAIENSSTTALKSSKNKVIIDKVTLKQALNSAESTKSEFNKILESNHITLNKNIEIVLRVRGENLNSNKVMSVIIDKSAVDSLGTANGIRILLGDNQHTVYINSEDVRNLGNKIGNITLQIQKGKDKGIYTIVFVDSNGKEISELPYPISFSFPADNELATIFVSYKGGNDNWGGQYNSTTKSIEFSTRYSGEYSIIENNINISDIGELTESQQKAIKFMVSKGYFELDGDKFNGQAPLNRYDFTMALVKMFFALDRELEATFTDIEKLNQYYPYVASAQKDQIVKGFTDNTFRGEINISKEQLIALCGRTLVDKKGYVYPENPKDYLGFVDSDSIADWAIEDIAIAVQNGLIDNGGILMPQMEMSRREGLEILYKLFMLLYETSPIEVEMEEIEQQPNSPIGIIIGSAIALVALFGGAYAYSRNKKSKKI, encoded by the coding sequence ATGAAAAAATTAATCAGTCTAGTACTCGTTTTTTCTTTATTGATTTCTATAACATCAGTACCAGCAAAAGCTATGAATACTGAAAGGGGAGATAAAGTCTCACCACAAATGGCACAAGCATATTTAGACGTTATTAAATCAAGTACAGATACACATGGAGTAGCTATTATTGAAGATTATCAAGTGGGAAATAGCGGAGGACTATATTATGCAGATTTAATAGATTTTGATGGAGACGGACAGAAGGAATTATATTTACTTTATGCTGAGGATAGCTTCACACATAGAGACATAATATGGGGCTTTAATGGTTCAAAGGCATATATAATAGGTGAAAATACATATTCTATTTATGGAACAATGAATAATGTAAGCATTGGTTTAAAACAAGAGGGAAACAAGACATATTTGTGTTATGAAGACATTACTTATCGCTCAGATATTCAAGATGATAAAGAAATGTTCATAGAGGACATTGTTTTTATAGTGAAGGAAGTAGAAGGAAAAGAATTAAAAGCTACCGCAAATTTATATAGCATATTGCATTATGATGAATCATATGAAAGACTAAAGTTTGAAGAATACTCTGAAGGAGAAAATTACGAAAATAGAAAGTTCATAACTGCAGAGGAGTATAAAGAAATCTATAATAAATATTCTTTGAATGAAGGTGAGATTTTAATTAACAACTCAAGGGGTGCACCTTATATAGAGATATACGACTATAGCTTAGATGATTTTATAAACAATTTAGAAAGCATGCTTATGTCTTCTAATATGAAAGACATATACAAAGATAAAAGTAGAGAAGAGAAAATGGATATTATGGATTTCTTAAATAATTTTAGGTTCTTCTATCATGAAGAATTTGACATTAGTAACTTAGACCAGGAAGTCCTTGCATGGTTTATGATTGATTTGCTTTCGAGAGAGGAAACATTGCTTAAATATGAAGATGTTGACTTAGATGATGAAAAATATGAAGAGTGGGAAGAACAAAAGAAATATAAAGAAATAGATATTAATAAAAAAGCTGTGGAGTTATTTGGCGTAAATGTGGATTTTCAAAAACATTTACCAGAACGCTATAAAGACGGATATGTATATGTACATCAACCTTGGGACGCATCATCATTATTTACTACAAAGATAAATAAAATCTATCCTTTAGGAGATAATTTGTTCTATATTCATATTCAAACCTTTGAAACATGGGATTATGATAATATGGATCTTATATTAAACAGCTTATATGAAGAATTACCATATAATATAAGAGCAAATTTTTATCAAATGGGTCAGGGGCATGCCATCATCAAAGCAGTCAACAATGAGGGCAAAAAGTCTTATCAGCTTATAAAGTACAATAAAAATGGAGAGTATTTAACAGAGGAGCAGCTCAGTAAGTACATAACAAAGGTGAATCCAGAACCTAACCTATCATTTGATTACTCTAAGGTTAAAGATTTTAAAGAGAGCAGAGAATTCATAAACTTTCTGAGAGATATAATAGCAGGATTAAAAGGCGAACAACCAAATGATAGAGCCAATAGTGAGCTTGTAACATATATTCAATATGCAATAGAAAATTCTAGTACTACTGCTTTGAAAAGCAGCAAGAATAAAGTCATTATTGATAAGGTCACCTTAAAACAAGCATTAAACAGTGCAGAAAGTACAAAGTCAGAGTTCAATAAAATCCTAGAAAGTAATCATATTACCTTAAACAAGAATATTGAAATTGTACTTAGAGTAAGGGGTGAAAATCTAAACTCAAACAAGGTAATGTCTGTAATTATTGATAAATCAGCTGTTGACTCATTAGGAACAGCAAATGGCATACGTATCCTTTTGGGAGATAATCAGCATACAGTTTACATAAATAGTGAGGATGTAAGAAATCTTGGAAACAAAATAGGGAATATTACATTGCAAATACAAAAGGGTAAAGACAAAGGAATCTATACAATAGTATTTGTAGATAGCAATGGAAAAGAGATAAGTGAACTGCCATATCCTATTAGCTTTTCATTTCCAGCAGACAATGAGCTTGCAACCATATTTGTAAGCTATAAGGGTGGCAATGATAATTGGGGAGGTCAGTATAACAGTACTACAAAGTCTATTGAGTTTAGTACAAGGTATTCAGGAGAGTATAGTATAATAGAAAATAATATCAATATTAGTGATATAGGAGAACTGACAGAAAGTCAGCAAAAGGCAATTAAGTTTATGGTGTCTAAGGGATACTTTGAGCTTGATGGAGATAAATTTAACGGACAAGCTCCTTTAAATCGCTATGACTTTACAATGGCCCTTGTAAAAATGTTCTTTGCATTAGATAGGGAGCTTGAAGCAACATTTACTGATATTGAAAAATTAAATCAATACTATCCTTATGTAGCTTCTGCTCAAAAAGACCAAATAGTAAAGGGCTTTACTGACAATACATTTAGAGGAGAAATCAATATATCTAAAGAGCAGCTTATTGCATTATGTGGTAGAACTCTTGTAGATAAAAAAGGGTATGTATATCCAGAAAACCCAAAGGACTATTTAGGTTTTGTAGACAGTGATTCAATTGCTGACTGGGCTATAGAAGACATAGCAATCGCGGTGCAAAATGGATTAATAGATAATGGTGGTATTTTAATGCCACAAATGGAGATGAGTCGAAGGGAAGGCTTAGAAATACTATATAAGCTATTTATGCTACTATACGAAACTTCACCAATAGAAGTTGAGATGGAGGAAATAGAGCAGCAGCCTAATAGTCCTATAGGAATTATTATAGGGAGTGCAATAGCACTAGTTGCCTTATTTGGAGGTGCCTATGCATACTCAAGAAATAAAAAAAGCAAAAAAATTTAA
- a CDS encoding LysR family transcriptional regulator — MLDMRIDSFLAVCKNKSYTKASKELSITQPAITQHIQSLERHYNCKFFEYSNRQLRFTAAGELFYKHILNAKANEQVIMQKLQEINNEKKTLKFAATLTIGEFTLPPILGEFMNTFKEYNITMYVDNTRTVLQMLENGEIYFALIEGLFNKADYETRLCKRAPFILVAPVTHHLVKKKPVLLDELKDETVIIREAGSGSREVLERGLFDKNHTLKDFKKTIEIGNVNVIKEMIKKEIGISFMYEDAVREEIKRGELAEITIQDFVIQREFNFIHLKNEIMRLEFDALFSFFKNSIN; from the coding sequence ATGCTAGATATGAGAATAGATTCATTTTTAGCTGTATGTAAAAATAAAAGCTATACAAAAGCTTCAAAAGAGTTATCTATAACCCAGCCTGCTATAACTCAGCATATTCAATCTTTGGAAAGGCATTATAACTGTAAATTTTTTGAGTATTCTAATAGACAGCTAAGATTCACAGCCGCAGGCGAACTTTTTTATAAGCATATATTAAATGCAAAAGCAAATGAGCAGGTTATTATGCAGAAGCTTCAAGAAATAAATAATGAGAAAAAGACATTAAAATTTGCAGCTACCTTGACGATTGGAGAATTCACTTTACCACCTATACTAGGTGAGTTTATGAACACCTTCAAAGAATACAATATAACCATGTATGTTGATAATACAAGGACAGTGCTTCAAATGCTAGAAAATGGTGAAATATACTTTGCATTAATTGAAGGTCTCTTTAACAAAGCTGACTATGAAACTAGACTATGTAAAAGGGCTCCTTTTATATTGGTAGCACCTGTTACCCATCATTTAGTTAAGAAAAAGCCTGTTTTATTAGATGAGCTTAAGGATGAAACAGTAATCATTAGAGAAGCAGGCTCTGGTTCTAGAGAAGTCCTAGAAAGGGGACTTTTTGATAAAAATCATACCTTAAAGGATTTTAAAAAAACTATTGAAATAGGAAATGTTAATGTCATAAAGGAGATGATAAAAAAAGAAATAGGGATTAGCTTTATGTATGAGGATGCAGTCCGTGAAGAAATAAAAAGAGGAGAGTTAGCTGAAATTACTATTCAGGATTTTGTTATCCAAAGAGAGTTTAACTTTATTCATTTAAAAAACGAAATAATGAGGTTAGAATTTGATGCTTTATTTTCCTTTTTCAAAAACAGTATAAATTGA
- a CDS encoding YeiH family protein, producing the protein MTFIKRNTLGIFFTAILAYISVFISKLMPYNLIGAGVFALLIGMILNPIVSKYKILHKGFEFTSKKILRIAIILMGLGLSFKQVVEVGKFSLIVMIFTLVTAFGGGYLLGRLFNMNWRLSSLISAGTGICGGSAVAAIAPVIDAEESQIAYAISATFIFDIIMVILFPIMGRFFNMSDLGYGLWTGTAVNDTSSVVAAGYAFSDIAGNFSVIVKLTRTLSIVPIVLIFSYINERLLRKSDKSSLDNNININTHTRKKINLKKIFPWFILMFLVMVAIKSTGTVPQAISYSVSNISKYFMVMSLGAIGLRTNFNKLAKSGFAPMLHGFIISALVVIVSFLVQMAVGQV; encoded by the coding sequence ATGACATTTATAAAAAGAAATACATTAGGAATATTCTTCACAGCTATACTTGCATATATTTCAGTATTTATAAGTAAACTAATGCCCTACAACCTAATAGGTGCGGGAGTTTTTGCTTTATTAATAGGTATGATATTAAATCCTATAGTTTCTAAATACAAAATATTGCATAAGGGTTTTGAATTTACATCTAAAAAAATACTACGCATTGCTATTATACTTATGGGACTAGGTCTTAGCTTTAAACAGGTAGTAGAAGTAGGCAAATTTTCTTTAATCGTTATGATATTTACTCTAGTTACCGCATTTGGTGGTGGATATTTACTTGGTAGGCTTTTTAATATGAATTGGAGATTATCAAGCCTTATTTCTGCTGGAACAGGTATATGTGGAGGTTCAGCAGTTGCTGCTATTGCACCAGTCATTGATGCAGAAGAAAGTCAAATCGCCTATGCAATTTCTGCAACCTTTATATTTGATATTATTATGGTAATTCTCTTCCCTATAATGGGAAGGTTCTTTAATATGTCAGATCTAGGCTATGGACTATGGACAGGAACTGCTGTAAATGACACATCATCAGTGGTTGCAGCAGGCTATGCTTTTTCTGATATAGCTGGAAACTTTTCTGTCATTGTGAAGCTTACTAGAACCTTATCTATTGTGCCTATTGTACTAATTTTTTCTTATATTAATGAAAGGCTCCTTAGAAAAAGCGATAAAAGCTCTTTAGATAATAATATTAATATTAATACTCATACTAGAAAAAAAATTAATCTCAAGAAAATCTTCCCCTGGTTTATTTTAATGTTTCTGGTTATGGTAGCTATTAAAAGTACTGGTACAGTACCACAGGCCATAAGTTATTCTGTTTCAAATATAAGCAAATATTTTATGGTCATGTCCCTAGGAGCTATAGGTCTTAGAACAAATTTTAACAAACTAGCGAAATCAGGTTTTGCGCCAATGCTACATGGATTTATTATATCTGCATTAGTTGTAATAGTTTCCTTCTTAGTACAAATGGCTGTGGGACAAGTATAA
- the codB gene encoding cytosine permease — protein MSDLARKKAVDTEHSLSAVDAASRQGFWAVLVVMVGFTFFSPSMTAGGNLGIGLNMKDFFLAMILGNAFLGIYTGALAYIGQSTGLTLDLLARYSFGEKGSYLSSVLISFTQIGWFGVGVAMFALPVGILLGINTTLLIIVTGVLMTATAYYGIKALAVLGSVAVPLIAALGIYSVNYGINQVNGFANVFADVPAAPITMAAALSIVIGSFVSGGTSTPNFTRFSKTSKIAVWATVIAFFIGNSIMFVFGAVGGAVTGTPDIFDILITQGLMIPAIIVLGLNIWTTNNNALYTAGLGLANITKIQSKPMVLVGGGIGTAAALWLYNNFVSYLSLLGGMIPPVGVVIIIHFFMNRKQYETEGFKPVSVNVGAIAAVVVGAAAGVFVKWGIAPVNSLVVSAVVFFIAETMNKKRA, from the coding sequence ATGTCAGATTTAGCAAGAAAAAAGGCAGTTGATACTGAGCACTCGCTATCAGCGGTGGATGCTGCTAGTAGACAAGGTTTCTGGGCAGTACTTGTAGTTATGGTGGGCTTTACTTTCTTTTCACCTAGTATGACAGCTGGCGGTAACTTAGGAATAGGCCTTAACATGAAAGACTTCTTCCTCGCAATGATTTTAGGTAATGCATTTTTAGGTATTTACACTGGAGCCCTAGCTTATATTGGTCAATCTACAGGTCTTACATTAGACTTACTTGCTCGTTATTCATTTGGAGAAAAAGGTTCTTATTTATCTTCCGTCCTAATCAGTTTTACTCAAATAGGTTGGTTTGGCGTGGGCGTTGCTATGTTTGCATTACCCGTAGGAATATTACTAGGTATTAATACTACTCTTCTAATTATAGTAACTGGAGTATTAATGACAGCAACAGCTTATTATGGAATCAAAGCACTTGCAGTTTTAGGTTCTGTAGCAGTTCCTCTAATAGCTGCATTAGGAATTTACTCAGTAAATTATGGTATTAATCAGGTAAATGGTTTTGCTAACGTTTTTGCAGACGTTCCTGCAGCGCCAATCACTATGGCAGCAGCTCTTTCAATAGTAATTGGAAGCTTTGTTAGTGGTGGAACTAGTACTCCTAACTTCACTCGTTTTTCAAAAACTTCTAAAATTGCAGTATGGGCTACTGTAATAGCTTTCTTCATTGGAAATAGTATCATGTTTGTATTCGGCGCAGTAGGCGGAGCAGTTACAGGAACTCCTGACATATTTGATATACTAATCACTCAAGGACTTATGATACCTGCTATTATTGTATTAGGATTAAACATATGGACTACAAATAACAATGCACTATACACGGCAGGACTTGGACTTGCAAACATAACTAAAATTCAAAGTAAACCAATGGTACTTGTTGGTGGTGGAATTGGAACAGCAGCAGCACTTTGGTTATATAACAACTTTGTATCATATCTAAGCTTGCTTGGTGGTATGATACCTCCAGTTGGAGTAGTTATTATAATTCACTTCTTTATGAACAGAAAACAATATGAAACTGAAGGTTTCAAGCCTGTTTCTGTAAATGTTGGTGCTATAGCAGCTGTTGTAGTTGGGGCTGCGGCAGGAGTATTCGTTAAATGGGGTATTGCACCAGTAAACTCTCTTGTAGTTTCTGCAGTAGTATTCTTCATAGCTGAAACTATGAATAAAAAAAGAGCATAA
- a CDS encoding FMN-dependent NADH-azoreductase, translating to MSKVLYIKANAKPEGISRTFKLSDSFIEAYKSSYPNDEVITLDLYKENIKPLTEDDISAIYSPKTDQSRNHPVLRYAYEFAEADKYVIAAPLWNLSIPGILKLYFDYVTATGITFNYTSGGGVAGLLENKKAIHIVTRGGEYSEPPMSEYEMGDKYLRVLLGFYGVNDISTFAVENMDRSDTNVEAVLEKGVKELQEKAKDF from the coding sequence ATGAGTAAAGTTCTTTATATCAAAGCAAATGCAAAGCCTGAGGGCATCTCAAGAACCTTTAAGCTCTCAGATAGTTTTATTGAAGCATATAAAAGCAGTTACCCAAATGATGAAGTAATAACTCTAGACCTATATAAGGAAAATATAAAACCTTTAACAGAAGATGATATCAGTGCTATTTACAGCCCTAAAACTGACCAGAGCAGGAATCATCCTGTCTTAAGGTATGCATATGAATTTGCAGAAGCGGACAAATATGTTATTGCAGCACCTCTATGGAATTTAAGTATTCCTGGCATACTAAAGCTATATTTTGATTATGTCACTGCTACAGGAATTACATTTAACTATACTTCTGGCGGAGGTGTAGCTGGATTGTTAGAAAATAAAAAAGCAATTCACATTGTGACAAGAGGTGGAGAATATTCAGAGCCGCCAATGTCTGAATATGAAATGGGAGATAAGTATTTAAGAGTCCTATTAGGCTTTTATGGTGTAAATGATATTAGCACATTTGCTGTTGAAAATATGGATCGTAGTGATACAAATGTTGAAGCAGTATTAGAAAAAGGAGTTAAAGAATTACAGGAAAAGGCTAAAGACTTTTGA
- a CDS encoding MBOAT family O-acyltransferase produces MVFSSLVFIYLFLPISLILYFISKNQTYRNAILIILSLAFYAWGEPVWITIMIFSATIDYYHGLIVEKYRGKWQSKAALISSITINLFILILFKYTGFIIQNIEYIMNVKIPYTGFNLPIGISFYTFQTISYVVDVYRGEVEAQKSPFKMLLFVSLFHQLVAGPIVRYKDIAYDIDNRKITAKTFNQGINRFLVGLSKKVIIANNVGGISELFLKSELTDLTVLGSWLGIFLFALQIYFDFSGYSDMAIGLGKMFGFNYKENFNYPYISKSATEFWRRWHMSLGSFFRDYVYIPLGGNRKYEARNLLIVWFLTGLWHGASWNFIAWGLYYFVLIFFERAVFSNILKRIPSIFSHIYLVFAVTVGWVFFYFTDLGHAFKYIGIMFGYGNSQLVDTYFKINFANNIYIILLATIACTPFLKNVHKYINLLLSKKSILHDGYMQVGRPLLNLTMLAISTILLIGMTYNPFLYFRF; encoded by the coding sequence TTGGTTTTTTCAAGCTTAGTTTTTATTTATTTGTTTTTACCTATTAGTTTAATATTATATTTTATTTCTAAAAATCAGACATACAGAAATGCAATACTAATAATTTTATCTTTAGCTTTTTATGCTTGGGGAGAGCCAGTATGGATAACTATAATGATTTTTAGTGCTACTATAGACTATTATCATGGTTTGATTGTAGAAAAGTATAGGGGTAAGTGGCAGAGTAAGGCAGCACTGATATCATCTATAACCATAAACCTTTTTATTTTAATCCTTTTCAAATACACAGGCTTTATTATCCAAAATATAGAGTACATAATGAACGTAAAAATCCCTTACACTGGCTTTAACTTACCAATAGGAATTTCATTCTATACATTTCAAACTATTTCCTATGTGGTTGATGTTTATAGAGGTGAAGTAGAAGCCCAAAAATCACCCTTTAAAATGCTGCTGTTTGTGTCATTATTTCATCAACTGGTAGCAGGCCCCATAGTTAGATACAAGGATATTGCATACGATATAGACAATAGGAAGATTACGGCTAAAACCTTTAATCAAGGAATCAACAGATTTCTCGTTGGATTAAGCAAAAAGGTTATAATAGCAAATAACGTAGGAGGAATATCAGAGCTATTTCTTAAATCAGAGCTAACAGACCTGACAGTTTTAGGCTCATGGCTAGGAATATTCCTTTTTGCACTTCAGATATATTTTGATTTTTCAGGCTACTCAGACATGGCAATAGGCCTTGGAAAAATGTTTGGATTTAACTACAAAGAAAACTTCAACTATCCATATATATCTAAGTCTGCTACAGAATTTTGGAGAAGATGGCATATGTCATTAGGTTCGTTTTTTAGGGACTATGTGTATATTCCTTTAGGAGGAAATAGAAAATACGAAGCTCGTAACCTTCTAATAGTATGGTTTTTGACTGGATTATGGCATGGAGCAAGCTGGAACTTTATAGCTTGGGGCTTGTATTATTTTGTCTTAATATTCTTTGAAAGGGCGGTATTCTCAAATATACTTAAAAGAATACCAAGCATATTTTCTCACATATATCTGGTTTTTGCAGTTACTGTAGGCTGGGTATTCTTCTATTTCACTGACTTAGGACATGCCTTCAAATATATTGGAATAATGTTTGGATATGGGAATAGTCAGCTAGTAGATACATATTTTAAAATTAATTTTGCCAATAACATATATATTATTTTGCTGGCTACTATAGCCTGTACACCATTTTTAAAGAACGTACATAAATATATAAACTTATTGCTATCAAAAAAATCTATTTTGCATGATGGTTATATGCAAGTAGGACGGCCACTACTTAATTTAACAATGCTAGCAATATCAACAATATTATTAATTGGTATGACATATAATCCATTTTTATATTTTAGGTTTTAG
- a CDS encoding DHHW family protein: MKKLNLGIVLFILPITLLGFLNITMPKTQTISELENRSLKSKPEFTIKNVLSGNYFRDFEDYFTDNFIMRESMVKLGMELKDLKGIGTGDEVSIVTYEGANIFESQFPIDTEELTEPSYEEGEGEELVADAEELESEKLSSDSDIEEKEKLPEKEEAPEDKKSSEENVTPAEKENNVERKVGSVLIVNNKIMEIFYSNEAGGKAYANVINDFSDKMDSDVKIYSVLVPTQIEFIKSEKYKDLSSSQKDAIKFVNDNFNDRIEPVNAYDILEEKADEYIYFRSDHHWTALGAYYAYTAFAKHIDDEPVALDKYEVEKVENYLGSLYSITLDKKVKESPDTIYLYKPFIQNEYHIYYEGPLKMNVLDMSHASKERKYRIFISGDRPWGRIRTEVKNGKKIVVIKDSYANPFVPFLIPHYEEIYIVDPRQFKLNIETFIKEKEIDEVMFLNYAMVIGGTGFADTLREMLNNK; encoded by the coding sequence ATGAAAAAGCTTAACTTAGGAATAGTACTCTTTATTCTTCCCATAACCTTACTAGGATTTCTAAATATAACTATGCCAAAAACACAAACAATATCCGAGTTAGAAAATAGAAGTCTTAAATCAAAGCCGGAATTCACAATAAAGAATGTATTATCAGGAAACTATTTTAGAGATTTTGAAGATTATTTTACAGATAACTTTATAATGAGAGAAAGCATGGTTAAATTAGGTATGGAGCTCAAGGATTTAAAAGGTATAGGGACAGGGGACGAAGTAAGTATAGTTACTTATGAAGGAGCCAATATTTTTGAAAGTCAATTCCCGATAGATACAGAGGAATTAACGGAGCCTTCTTATGAGGAAGGAGAGGGTGAAGAGCTAGTAGCAGATGCAGAGGAATTAGAAAGCGAAAAATTAAGCTCTGATAGTGACATTGAGGAGAAAGAAAAGCTACCTGAAAAAGAAGAAGCACCTGAAGACAAAAAATCTTCCGAAGAAAATGTAACTCCTGCAGAAAAGGAAAATAATGTTGAGAGAAAAGTAGGTAGTGTTCTCATTGTGAACAACAAGATAATGGAAATATTTTATTCTAATGAAGCAGGTGGAAAGGCCTATGCTAATGTAATTAATGACTTTTCAGATAAGATGGATAGTGATGTAAAGATATACTCTGTGCTAGTTCCTACACAAATTGAATTCATAAAGAGTGAAAAATATAAAGATTTATCATCCTCTCAGAAAGATGCAATAAAGTTTGTCAATGACAACTTTAATGATAGAATAGAGCCTGTTAATGCATATGATATTTTAGAAGAAAAGGCTGATGAATATATATACTTTAGAAGTGACCATCATTGGACAGCACTTGGAGCCTATTACGCATATACAGCCTTTGCAAAGCATATAGATGATGAGCCTGTTGCTCTTGACAAGTACGAGGTGGAAAAGGTAGAGAATTATCTGGGTTCCCTATATTCAATAACCTTAGACAAAAAAGTTAAAGAATCACCAGACACAATATATTTATATAAACCATTTATCCAAAATGAATATCATATTTACTATGAAGGGCCATTAAAGATGAATGTTTTAGATATGAGTCATGCATCAAAGGAGCGAAAGTATAGAATATTTATTAGTGGAGATAGACCTTGGGGCAGGATAAGAACGGAAGTTAAAAATGGTAAAAAAATAGTTGTAATTAAAGATTCATATGCAAATCCTTTTGTTCCATTTCTAATACCACATTATGAAGAAATATATATAGTAGACCCAAGACAGTTTAAACTAAACATTGAAACCTTTATAAAGGAAAAGGAAATAGATGAGGTTATGTTTTTAAACTATGCAATGGTAATTGGCGGAACAGGCTTTGCAGATACTTTAAGAGAGATGTTAAATAATAAATAG